A single window of Colletes latitarsis isolate SP2378_abdomen chromosome 4, iyColLati1, whole genome shotgun sequence DNA harbors:
- the LOC143340902 gene encoding band 7 protein AGAP004871 has translation MAEEYRAGLMTRLIEVLATIGSFLLVLVTFPFSLCFTFKVVQEYERAVVFRMGRLKDGAYGPGTFFVMPCVDSCVRVDLRTVSFDVPPQEVLTKDSVTVSVDAVVYYRIKEPLNAVVKIANYSHSTRLLAASTLRTVLGTRSLAEILSERENISHTMQTSLDEATDPWGVKVERVEIKDVRLPVQLQRAMATEAEAAREARAKVIAAEGEMLASRALKEASDVISMSPAALQLRYLQTLSNISAEKNSTIIFPLPVELLTPFFTSGFKSNVIQNSVQTSSEQVDSKSVKVQCDVHSNIGKRETTEQ, from the exons ATGGCAGAAGAGTACAGAGCTGGCCTGATGACGAGGTTGATCGAGGTCCTGGCCACCATCGGGTCCTTCCTCCTGGTGCTCGTCACGTTTCCCTTCTCCTTGTGCTTCACGTTCAAGGTCGTCCAGGAGTACGAGAGAGCCGTTGTCTTCAGAATGGGTCGCCTGAAGGATGGTGCTTATGGCCCAG GGACGTTTTTCGTGATGCCGTGCGTGGATAGCTGCGTTCGCGTCGACCTGAGGACCGTGTCCTTCGACGTCCCTCCGCAGGAAGTTCTCACCAAGGACTCTGTGACCGTCAGCGTCGACGCTGTCGTTTACTATCGCATAAAGGAACCGCTGAACGCCGTTGTCAAGATAGCCAATTACAG TCACTCCACCCGCCTGTTGGCTGCCAGCACGCTGAGAACGGTCCTGGGAACGAGAAGCTTGGCTGAGATCCTGTCAGAACGAGAGaacatttctcacactatgcagaCATCCCTCGACGAGGCCACCGATCCGTGGGGCGTCAAAGTCGAACGAGTCGAAAT AAAGGACGTTCGACTTCCGGTGCAGCTGCAACGAGCCATGGCCACGGAAGCGGAAGCTGCACGAGAGGCACGGGCAAAAGTGATTGCGGCGGAAGGAGAGATGCTGGCTTCCCGTGCTCTGAAAGAGGCCAGCGATGTCATTTCCATGAGTCCGGCAGCCCTTCAG CTACGGTACCTGCAAACGCTGAGCAACATATCCGCCGAGAAGAACTCGACGATCATCTTCCCGTTGCCCGTCGAATTGCTAACGCCGTTCTTCACCAGCGGCTTCAAGTCAAACGTGATCCAGAACAGTGTGCAGACCTCGTCGGAGCAAGTGGACTCGAAATCGGTTAAAGTTCAATGCGACGTTCACTCGAACATCGGCAAACGCGAGACGACCGAACAATAA